A genomic segment from Streptomyces sp. NBC_01233 encodes:
- a CDS encoding saccharopine dehydrogenase family protein → MSTTAAVVVYGATGHTGRFVVAELRRRGFATVISGRDADRLEALAAEWGDVEVRPATVDDASSLDRALAGAAAVVNCAGPFALTAGPVVEAALRAGIPYVDVAAEIEANVSMFADHAEAARKADVPVVPAMAFYGGLGDLLVTAAMGEWTAADEVHVAYGLNGWHPTPGTRVAGRVSHERRAGRRVRFAEGALQYHDDKPWEQDWLFPEPVGRRAVIAEFTMADVVTVPSHVSVPEVRTYMTVEAAKDLAGEDTPAPEPVDALGRSNQTFVVDVVVCAGGVERRASARGQDIYAVTAPLAVEAVERILAGHTRTAGVASAGAMFDAADFLRALSPYVSVELPR, encoded by the coding sequence ATGAGCACGACAGCGGCAGTGGTGGTTTACGGGGCGACCGGGCACACGGGGCGGTTCGTCGTCGCCGAACTACGAAGGCGTGGCTTCGCCACCGTCATCTCCGGCCGTGACGCGGACCGGTTGGAGGCGCTGGCCGCCGAGTGGGGAGACGTGGAGGTGCGGCCGGCCACCGTGGACGACGCGAGCTCGCTGGACCGGGCCCTCGCCGGCGCGGCGGCCGTCGTCAACTGCGCGGGACCTTTCGCGCTGACCGCGGGCCCGGTCGTGGAAGCGGCCCTGCGCGCGGGGATCCCGTACGTCGACGTCGCGGCGGAGATCGAGGCGAACGTCTCGATGTTCGCCGACCACGCGGAAGCAGCCCGGAAGGCGGACGTGCCCGTGGTGCCGGCGATGGCGTTCTACGGTGGGCTCGGCGACCTGTTGGTGACCGCGGCGATGGGGGAATGGACCGCCGCGGACGAGGTGCACGTCGCGTACGGGCTGAACGGCTGGCACCCCACGCCCGGCACCCGGGTGGCGGGCCGGGTGTCCCACGAGCGTCGCGCCGGCCGCCGGGTGCGGTTCGCGGAGGGTGCACTGCAGTACCACGACGACAAGCCGTGGGAGCAGGACTGGCTCTTCCCGGAGCCCGTGGGCCGACGGGCGGTGATCGCGGAGTTCACGATGGCCGATGTCGTCACCGTTCCCAGCCACGTGTCCGTACCGGAGGTGCGCACGTACATGACGGTCGAAGCCGCGAAGGACCTCGCCGGGGAGGACACGCCCGCGCCGGAGCCGGTCGACGCCCTCGGGCGGTCGAACCAGACCTTCGTCGTCGACGTCGTGGTGTGCGCGGGCGGCGTCGAGCGTCGCGCCTCGGCCCGCGGCCAGGACATCTACGCGGTCACCGCACCGCTGGCGGTGGAGGCCGTCGAGCGCATCCTGGCCGGGCACACACGAACGGCGGGCGTGGCCTCGGCCGGCGCGATGTTCGACGCTGCGGACTTCCTCCGGGCGCTGTCCCCGTACGTGTCGGTCGAGCTCCCGCGCTGA
- a CDS encoding PP2C family protein-serine/threonine phosphatase, translating into MTVGTRADRWIVNGSGIDYEAVFQALPGAVALLTPDLVYVDANDAFLIVSGRTREQLIGRYLFDVFPDNPSDPDASGMRNLRASLERVAATGERDTMALQRYDVEHRGRPGVWDERYWSPVNVPVLAPDGSVALLLHRVEEVTELIRARGGTRTGTDRAQELEADLYTRGRELQEVNARLRQAHAREREVALHLQEAMLPAPQPLGHHEAAVRYRPATEALNVCGDWYDLVDMPGRTAVAVGDVVGHGLRAAGVMGQLRSALSAASRVVGGPAQALEVLGLYARAVEDAESTTVVSVFIDWSDRTLTYSSAGHPPPALCRPDGTVSFLDQATDPPLGARPEHTRRPQARTPFTDGSVLVLYTDGLIERRREDIDVGLQRLADALARHRAADPDALAYALLTDLVPPVGVTDDAALVVLRL; encoded by the coding sequence ATGACGGTAGGGACGCGCGCGGACAGGTGGATCGTGAACGGATCCGGGATCGACTACGAGGCGGTCTTCCAAGCCCTGCCGGGCGCCGTCGCGCTGCTGACCCCCGATCTGGTCTACGTGGACGCCAACGACGCGTTCCTGATCGTGTCCGGCCGTACCCGCGAGCAGCTCATCGGCCGCTACCTGTTCGATGTCTTCCCCGACAACCCCAGTGATCCGGACGCCAGCGGCATGCGGAACCTGCGCGCCTCTCTGGAAAGGGTCGCGGCGACCGGGGAGCGGGACACCATGGCCCTGCAGCGCTACGACGTGGAGCACCGCGGTCGGCCCGGGGTGTGGGACGAGCGGTACTGGAGCCCCGTCAACGTCCCCGTCCTCGCTCCCGACGGCAGCGTGGCGCTGCTGCTCCACCGCGTGGAGGAGGTCACCGAACTCATCCGGGCCCGCGGTGGCACCCGTACGGGTACGGACCGTGCCCAGGAGCTGGAAGCGGATCTCTACACCCGCGGCCGGGAGCTGCAGGAGGTCAACGCACGCCTGCGGCAGGCCCACGCCCGCGAGCGCGAGGTGGCCCTCCACCTCCAGGAGGCGATGCTGCCCGCGCCCCAGCCCCTCGGACACCACGAGGCCGCCGTCCGCTACCGGCCCGCCACCGAGGCCTTGAACGTGTGCGGCGACTGGTACGACCTCGTCGACATGCCCGGCCGCACCGCGGTCGCCGTGGGGGACGTCGTCGGCCACGGGCTCCGGGCGGCCGGCGTCATGGGCCAGCTCCGCAGCGCCCTGTCGGCCGCCTCCCGCGTCGTCGGCGGTCCCGCCCAGGCCCTCGAAGTCCTCGGGCTGTACGCCCGAGCCGTCGAAGACGCCGAATCCACCACGGTGGTGTCGGTCTTCATCGACTGGAGCGACCGCACCCTCACCTACAGCAGCGCCGGTCACCCCCCGCCCGCACTCTGCCGCCCCGACGGCACGGTCAGCTTTCTCGACCAGGCGACCGACCCCCCGCTCGGCGCCCGGCCCGAACACACGCGCCGCCCCCAGGCCCGGACCCCCTTCACCGACGGATCCGTCCTCGTCCTCTACACCGACGGCCTCATCGAACGCCGCCGCGAGGACATCGACGTCGGCCTCCAACGGCTCGCCGACGCGCTCGCACGACACCGCGCCGCCGACCCCGACGCCCTCGCCTACGCGCTGCTGACCGACCTCGTCCCGCCCGTCGGCGTCACCGACGACGCGGCCCTGGTCGTCCTCCGCCTGTGA
- a CDS encoding IS701 family transposase, whose protein sequence is MESWSEGVAGLHARFGHRFGRSEPRDRALDYMTGLLAPLEKKNGWTLAEQVGQLRPDGVQRLLNHSEWDENAVRDDVRDFVVETIGAKDGVLIGDDTGFLKKGTRSAGVQRQYSGTAGRTENCQIGTFLAYASAKGRALIDRELYVPKSWTDDRDRCRAAGIDDTVPFATKIEHLKWMLQRAIDAAVPFAWVTADEAYGQVKHFRAWLEERQAAYVLATKVNDTVITADGRDARVDELIAALPKQAWKRISAGAGAHGQRIYHWARVAIRPAWEGGSGHWVLARRNLSDPTDIAYYVCYGPVTSRLKDLVRTAGARWAVEECFQTAKGECGLDHYQVRLYRAWYRHITLAMAVLAYLTAIRAAEAAKGAAEMTSKTSYPSASRRSAG, encoded by the coding sequence ATCGAGTCGTGGTCCGAGGGTGTAGCGGGGTTGCATGCCCGGTTCGGGCATCGTTTTGGCAGGTCGGAGCCACGTGATCGGGCTCTGGACTACATGACGGGCCTGCTTGCGCCGCTAGAGAAGAAGAACGGGTGGACGCTGGCCGAGCAGGTCGGCCAGCTCCGCCCGGACGGTGTGCAACGCCTGCTCAACCACTCCGAATGGGACGAGAACGCGGTCCGCGACGATGTCCGGGACTTCGTCGTGGAGACCATCGGCGCCAAGGATGGCGTGCTCATCGGGGACGACACCGGGTTCCTGAAGAAGGGCACCAGGTCAGCAGGGGTCCAGCGGCAGTATTCCGGCACCGCTGGCCGCACCGAGAACTGCCAGATCGGCACCTTCCTCGCCTACGCATCCGCCAAAGGGCGGGCGCTGATCGACCGGGAACTCTACGTCCCGAAGTCCTGGACGGACGACCGCGACCGCTGCCGGGCAGCCGGGATCGACGACACCGTGCCGTTCGCCACGAAGATCGAGCACCTCAAGTGGATGCTGCAACGCGCCATCGACGCGGCTGTTCCCTTCGCCTGGGTGACCGCGGACGAGGCATACGGGCAGGTCAAGCACTTCCGCGCCTGGCTGGAAGAACGCCAGGCCGCGTATGTGCTGGCCACCAAGGTCAACGACACCGTGATCACCGCCGACGGCCGGGACGCCCGCGTCGACGAGCTGATCGCGGCCCTGCCGAAGCAGGCATGGAAGCGGATCTCCGCCGGAGCAGGCGCCCACGGCCAGCGGATCTACCACTGGGCCCGCGTCGCGATCCGGCCCGCCTGGGAGGGCGGATCCGGGCACTGGGTGCTCGCCCGCCGCAACCTGTCCGACCCCACCGACATCGCCTACTACGTCTGCTACGGCCCCGTCACTTCCCGGCTGAAAGACCTGGTCAGGACCGCCGGAGCCAGGTGGGCGGTGGAGGAGTGCTTCCAGACCGCGAAGGGTGAATGCGGGCTCGATCACTACCAGGTGCGGCTCTACCGGGCCTGGTACCGGCACATCACCCTGGCCATGGCCGTCCTGGCCTACCTCACGGCCATCCGTGCCGCAGAAGCCGCAAAAGGGGCAGCGGAGATGACGAGCAAGACCTCATACCCCTCAGCGTCCCGGAGATCCGCCGGATGA
- a CDS encoding DUF3291 domain-containing protein — MTASTHAAHLAQLNVATLSHPFDDPRMAPFVEMLDPVNAAADAAPGFVWRLVEEGEADATGLRPAGEDVIVNLSVWETQEALWDFAYRSGHLEVVRRRREWFQRHVEAHLVLWWVPAGHVPTVGEALERLADLRAHGASPRAFTFASAYTAAEAAQHPRAVRPAQTAEVARTP, encoded by the coding sequence ATGACCGCATCCACGCACGCCGCCCACCTCGCCCAGCTCAACGTCGCCACGCTCAGCCACCCCTTCGACGACCCGCGGATGGCGCCGTTCGTCGAGATGCTCGATCCGGTCAACGCCGCCGCCGACGCCGCGCCCGGCTTCGTGTGGCGGCTCGTGGAGGAGGGGGAGGCCGACGCCACCGGCCTGCGCCCGGCGGGCGAGGACGTCATCGTCAACCTGTCGGTGTGGGAGACCCAGGAGGCTCTGTGGGACTTCGCCTACCGCAGCGGGCACCTGGAGGTGGTGCGGCGGCGCCGCGAATGGTTCCAACGGCACGTCGAGGCGCACCTGGTGCTCTGGTGGGTCCCCGCCGGGCACGTCCCGACCGTCGGCGAGGCCCTGGAGCGGCTGGCGGATCTGCGGGCGCACGGGGCGTCCCCCCGCGCGTTCACCTTCGCCTCCGCCTACACCGCCGCCGAGGCCGCCCAGCACCCTCGGGCCGTGCGGCCGGCGCAGACCGCGGAGGTCGCCCGGACACCTTAG
- a CDS encoding helix-turn-helix transcriptional regulator: MKDIDAIAVLQDPVRRRLYEYVVAQGREVGRNEAAEAAGVARTLAAHHLDRLTEAGLLESGSRRLTGRSGPGAGRPAKVYTRARVERSVSLPARDYRTAAELLAEAAEQAGLDAGLCAAARRRGEALRGSAGPCGGLEEVMEMLAARGYEPHLEAVEGVQGAEGAEGAEGADGAEGMTGGAARVVRMRNCPFHTVAERFPPLVCGMNLALLEGLLGAGGPVRARMDARPGECCVVVEASKNNGD, from the coding sequence ATGAAGGATATCGACGCGATTGCCGTGCTGCAGGATCCGGTGCGCCGCCGCCTGTACGAGTACGTGGTGGCACAGGGCCGTGAGGTCGGCCGCAACGAGGCTGCGGAGGCGGCCGGGGTGGCGCGCACGCTCGCCGCGCACCATCTGGACCGGCTGACCGAGGCCGGGCTGCTGGAGAGTGGTAGCCGCCGCCTGACGGGACGCTCGGGGCCGGGGGCGGGCCGTCCTGCCAAGGTGTACACGCGGGCGCGGGTCGAGCGGTCGGTGTCGCTGCCCGCCCGTGACTACCGCACTGCCGCCGAGTTGCTTGCCGAGGCCGCCGAGCAGGCCGGACTGGACGCCGGGCTCTGCGCTGCCGCGCGCCGCAGGGGCGAGGCCCTGCGCGGCTCGGCGGGGCCCTGTGGCGGCCTCGAAGAGGTCATGGAGATGCTTGCCGCCCGCGGCTATGAACCGCACCTGGAAGCCGTCGAGGGCGTCCAGGGTGCTGAAGGTGCTGAAGGTGCTGAAGGGGCTGACGGCGCCGAGGGGATGACCGGAGGAGCCGCACGCGTCGTCCGTATGCGCAACTGCCCCTTCCATACCGTCGCCGAACGCTTCCCGCCCCTCGTCTGCGGCATGAACCTCGCCCTGCTGGAGGGCCTGTTGGGGGCCGGCGGTCCCGTCCGCGCCCGGATGGACGCCCGGCCGGGGGAGTGCTGCGTGGTGGTCGAGGCTTCTAAAAACAATGGTGATTGA
- a CDS encoding DUF2199 domain-containing protein, whose translation MTSDLGITCSCCGAHHPDLPMNCTAEAPAVWDPAFADAEDRLLSSDQCVVRAQHYFVKGLIEIPVIGSDEVEIGQIRSVGGRAPRADRGPPQPVGERRARPGRPLRDPLRHFLGDADPDLRHTPTDATAVLGCSCGIWDCRRLFTRITPTPQTVTWSVFRQPHRPAWGDLAMGPYVFPRPVYEEALTHVVHLAEDPLTALPPSGAVRGT comes from the coding sequence ATGACCAGTGATCTCGGAATCACCTGCTCGTGCTGCGGCGCCCACCACCCTGACCTGCCCATGAACTGCACCGCCGAGGCCCCGGCCGTGTGGGATCCGGCCTTCGCCGACGCCGAGGACCGCCTGCTCTCGTCCGACCAGTGCGTGGTCCGTGCGCAGCACTACTTCGTCAAGGGTCTGATCGAGATACCGGTCATCGGCAGCGACGAGGTCGAGATCGGTCAGATCCGTTCCGTGGGAGGACGGGCGCCACGTGCGGACCGTGGGCCGCCGCAGCCGGTCGGTGAGCGGCGCGCGCGCCCCGGTCGTCCCCTTCGTGACCCCCTACGCCACTTCCTCGGCGACGCCGATCCCGACCTCCGGCATACGCCGACGGACGCGACGGCGGTGCTGGGCTGCTCCTGCGGCATCTGGGATTGCCGGCGCCTGTTCACCCGCATCACCCCCACCCCCCAGACGGTCACGTGGTCCGTCTTCCGCCAACCCCACCGCCCGGCCTGGGGCGATCTGGCCATGGGGCCGTACGTCTTCCCGCGCCCCGTCTACGAGGAGGCGCTCACGCACGTCGTCCACCTCGCCGAGGACCCCCTGACGGCCCTGCCTCCGTCCGGCGCGGTCAGGGGGACGTGA
- a CDS encoding VOC family protein → MRRRPSPRTTRGGGPLNRPTHGTLHHVELWVPDLDRAVASFGWLLEALGYALFQHWDNGRSWRLGPTYLVLEQSPALTADRHDRCRPGLNHLAFHVEDDTEVDRLAREATGHGWHLLFPDRHPHAGGAQHYAAYLENEDGFEVELVSIDPGRPATTP, encoded by the coding sequence ATGCGAAGGCGGCCGTCTCCTCGTACGACCCGAGGCGGTGGCCCCCTGAACCGGCCCACTCACGGCACGTTGCACCACGTCGAGCTGTGGGTCCCTGACCTCGACCGCGCGGTCGCCTCGTTCGGCTGGCTCCTGGAGGCATTGGGGTACGCCCTCTTCCAGCACTGGGACAACGGGCGCAGCTGGCGGCTCGGGCCGACCTACCTGGTCCTCGAACAGTCCCCGGCCCTCACCGCCGACCGGCACGACCGCTGCAGGCCGGGGCTGAACCACCTGGCCTTCCACGTCGAAGACGACACGGAGGTCGACAGGCTGGCCCGTGAAGCGACCGGGCACGGCTGGCATCTGCTGTTCCCCGACCGGCATCCGCACGCGGGCGGAGCGCAGCACTATGCCGCGTACCTGGAGAACGAGGACGGCTTCGAGGTCGAACTCGTTTCGATCGACCCCGGGCGCCCGGCCACCACTCCCTGA
- a CDS encoding pyridoxamine 5'-phosphate oxidase family protein, with product MSTSRMPHTQLDERYSDKEAVAVPWPTAVTQLTEAELYWLTTVRPDARPHVTPLIGVWADGALHFCTGPHERKAENLRANPNVVLTTGSNSLHKGLDLVVEGEATRVTDSGRLRALATAWETKYGSQWHFDVGDGVFVNPEAGEAVVFTVSPRTVFGFGKAPYSQTRWRFA from the coding sequence ATGAGCACATCACGCATGCCCCACACCCAGTTGGACGAGCGTTACAGCGACAAGGAGGCGGTGGCCGTCCCGTGGCCGACGGCCGTGACGCAGCTGACCGAGGCCGAGCTGTACTGGCTGACGACCGTACGACCCGACGCCCGCCCGCACGTCACGCCGCTGATCGGGGTCTGGGCGGACGGCGCGCTGCACTTCTGCACGGGTCCGCACGAGCGCAAGGCCGAGAACCTCCGCGCCAATCCGAACGTCGTGCTCACCACCGGCAGCAACTCCCTCCACAAGGGCCTCGACCTGGTCGTCGAGGGCGAGGCGACGCGCGTGACCGACTCCGGGCGGTTGCGCGCGCTCGCCACGGCGTGGGAGACGAAGTACGGCTCGCAATGGCACTTCGACGTCGGCGACGGCGTCTTCGTCAACCCCGAGGCCGGGGAAGCCGTGGTCTTCACGGTCTCCCCGCGCACGGTCTTCGGCTTCGGCAAGGCCCCGTACAGCCAGACCCGCTGGCGCTTCGCCTGA
- a CDS encoding DUF4232 domain-containing protein has protein sequence MSTVRRAAVVLAAVSALALTACGPTDDDAGGGAGGSTASPTKSATPSAEPSASSKPSTTAKPSKSSTDPDFDVFPCSTFDVKFTATLAEPTTSSYLLKITNKGTKACRVLGHPVVTFGGLDGQATERGTAPGIEDAIRLDPGESAYAGLMGGANDGKGKTVASIEMTMNTESDLKQTPLKASTPGLYVSPDKNSVTAWVDNAEDALSL, from the coding sequence ATGAGCACCGTACGCAGAGCCGCAGTCGTCCTCGCCGCCGTATCCGCACTGGCCCTGACTGCCTGTGGGCCCACCGATGACGACGCGGGCGGCGGGGCCGGAGGGTCGACCGCGAGCCCGACGAAGTCCGCGACGCCGTCGGCCGAGCCGTCCGCCTCCTCCAAGCCGTCGACGACTGCGAAGCCGTCGAAGTCGTCGACCGACCCCGACTTCGACGTCTTTCCGTGCAGCACCTTCGACGTGAAGTTCACCGCGACCCTGGCGGAGCCCACGACCAGCAGCTACCTGCTGAAGATCACCAACAAGGGCACCAAGGCGTGCAGGGTGCTGGGGCATCCGGTCGTGACCTTCGGCGGCCTGGACGGCCAGGCCACCGAGCGCGGTACGGCTCCCGGCATCGAGGACGCGATCAGGCTCGACCCGGGGGAGTCGGCGTACGCCGGGCTGATGGGCGGCGCCAACGACGGCAAGGGGAAGACCGTCGCCTCGATCGAGATGACCATGAACACGGAGTCGGATCTGAAGCAGACTCCGCTCAAGGCGTCGACTCCCGGCCTGTACGTCTCGCCCGACAAGAATTCCGTGACGGCCTGGGTGGACAACGCGGAGGACGCCCTCAGCCTCTAG
- a CDS encoding serine hydrolase domain-containing protein, translated as MTMGVLAPPAASASARPDTVQQGLNALVHSDGLPAALASVKDREGRTRTYTAGVGDLATGSKVPRDGQVRIGSSTKTFTAVVALQLAGEGKIDLDATVDTYLPGLVRGEGFDGRHITVRQLLQHTSGLPEYEDLVEDDILQHRYFEPRDLLDIAFQRKAVFVAGKDWGYSNTNYVVAGLIIQKVTGRPLAEDVDRRVIKRIGLRHTYFPATGDMAVREAHPRGYHRDSAGAPLRDVTEIDPSAAWAAGQMVSTNSDVNRFYAALLDGRLLPDAQLAQMRTTVPIGDTGAGYGLGLMSRPLSCGGVYWGHGGDITGYETRGGVTEDGRAANIAVTSIPTDGAATKHLESLVDTALCR; from the coding sequence ATGACGATGGGTGTGCTGGCGCCGCCGGCGGCGTCCGCCTCCGCCAGGCCCGACACCGTCCAGCAGGGCCTGAACGCGCTGGTGCACTCCGACGGCCTGCCCGCAGCGCTGGCGAGCGTCAAGGACCGTGAAGGCCGCACCCGTACCTACACCGCAGGGGTGGGCGACCTGGCCACCGGTTCGAAGGTGCCCAGGGACGGCCAGGTGCGGATCGGCAGCAGCACCAAGACGTTCACCGCCGTGGTCGCGCTGCAACTGGCCGGTGAAGGGAAGATCGACCTCGACGCCACGGTCGACACCTACCTTCCGGGGCTCGTCCGAGGGGAAGGTTTCGACGGGCGTCACATCACCGTCCGCCAGCTCCTCCAGCACACCAGCGGACTTCCCGAATACGAAGACCTCGTCGAGGACGACATCCTTCAGCACCGGTACTTCGAACCCCGCGACCTCCTCGACATCGCCTTCCAGCGCAAGGCCGTCTTCGTCGCCGGGAAGGACTGGGGGTACAGCAACACGAACTACGTGGTGGCGGGCCTGATCATCCAGAAGGTCACCGGCCGGCCCCTTGCCGAGGACGTGGACCGGCGCGTCATCAAGCGCATCGGGCTGCGCCACACCTACTTCCCCGCCACCGGTGACATGGCCGTCCGAGAAGCCCATCCCCGGGGGTACCACCGGGATTCGGCAGGCGCTCCACTGCGTGACGTCACGGAAATCGACCCCTCCGCTGCCTGGGCGGCAGGTCAGATGGTCTCCACCAACTCCGACGTCAACCGGTTCTACGCCGCGCTCCTGGACGGCCGCCTCCTCCCGGACGCCCAGCTCGCCCAGATGCGTACCACCGTCCCCATCGGGGACACCGGCGCCGGCTACGGACTGGGGCTCATGAGCAGGCCGCTGTCGTGCGGCGGTGTCTACTGGGGCCACGGCGGCGACATCACGGGATACGAGACCCGGGGCGGAGTCACCGAAGACGGCCGCGCCGCCAACATCGCGGTGACCAGCATCCCGACCGACGGGGCTGCCACTAAGCACCTCGAAAGCCTCGTGGACACGGCCCTCTGCCGCTGA
- a CDS encoding GNAT family N-acetyltransferase, whose amino-acid sequence MPGSELQRINTFLSAFARRQAARSVDLPGGFAVYDDALAHSRANNQVVIDVPAVDIDPEAVPALVEEVLGHLPHRLISVLDDEAGTVCAEPLIRAGYTHSTYLVMLHTGPAPVGGGTAEEVDLDALRAPLTRRWQGFLPTVEDEVLRHLVDRREVRRRGADGVHFIGARTARGEVASWADLYLDPTTGTAQIEDLMTSEAHLRHGYADAVLNTALRLAAAQGCDTRFLTADAADWPRHWYERRGFSVIGQSHCFERG is encoded by the coding sequence ATGCCCGGATCAGAACTGCAGCGGATCAACACCTTCTTGTCGGCCTTCGCCCGCCGCCAAGCCGCGCGCTCCGTCGACCTGCCCGGCGGGTTCGCCGTGTACGACGACGCCCTCGCACACTCCCGTGCGAACAACCAGGTCGTCATCGACGTGCCCGCCGTCGACATCGACCCCGAGGCGGTGCCCGCCCTCGTGGAGGAGGTACTGGGGCACCTGCCGCACCGGCTGATCTCCGTCCTGGACGACGAAGCCGGAACAGTGTGTGCGGAGCCGCTGATCCGCGCCGGATACACGCACTCCACCTACCTGGTCATGCTGCACACCGGCCCGGCGCCGGTAGGCGGCGGAACCGCGGAGGAAGTGGACCTCGACGCCCTGCGCGCCCCGCTCACCCGACGCTGGCAGGGCTTCCTCCCGACCGTCGAGGACGAGGTCCTGCGCCACCTCGTCGACCGGCGCGAGGTCCGCCGCCGCGGGGCCGACGGCGTCCACTTCATCGGCGCCCGCACGGCGCGGGGCGAGGTCGCCTCATGGGCCGACCTCTACCTCGACCCGACGACCGGCACCGCCCAGATCGAGGACCTGATGACCTCGGAGGCCCACCTCAGGCACGGTTACGCCGACGCCGTCCTGAACACCGCCCTGCGCCTGGCCGCCGCCCAGGGCTGCGATACCCGCTTCTTGACCGCCGATGCGGCGGACTGGCCGCGCCACTGGTACGAGCGCCGGGGCTTCTCCGTGATCGGCCAATCGCACTGCTTCGAACGCGGCTGA